A portion of the Paenibacillus hamazuiensis genome contains these proteins:
- a CDS encoding extracellular solute-binding protein, whose amino-acid sequence MKEKEKLLKSKSLPASLALVMVTSVLSACAGGTTPSPGGSSKGAAADNGKPTEISIFTEFSTPEPPAADNPVTKEFEKRTNTKLNITWASPNAWEEKQNVMLASGDLPDLMKIKDMKQTQAINMIKQGAFWDLTPYLKDYKNLSAYPKEIMDSVKVNGKQYILPSVRPLHGSSFFNIRQDWLDNVGLPMPHTMDELYTALKAFVEKDPDKNGKNDTYGYNGKNWEKVIDIFNHSNGKWKEMDGKIVDTDLEPGTREGLVYLNKMYKDKILPEDFAVMKTTDFENMAKAGKVGVQMDTTEGVFRATEGARKLDPKADFVAMTYLESSAGKMVHTGSGFAGLYLIPKKVPEEKMKKILALMDYGASEEGFELACYGLPDVHFKVVDGFKTATEQAVKDSVSQSSFGKIFARYDPYLWAYRVGMPKAMFERNKKIVDERGKYGVADVSIGLLSDTDLKMGPDYKKKIDDLKVKIIMGKEPIEAWDAMVKSLKADANYMKMIDEFNKSYQDKKAGK is encoded by the coding sequence ATGAAAGAAAAAGAGAAGTTGCTCAAAAGCAAGTCGCTGCCTGCATCTCTTGCTCTCGTCATGGTCACTTCCGTCCTGTCGGCTTGTGCCGGCGGCACGACGCCAAGCCCGGGAGGCAGCAGCAAAGGCGCTGCAGCCGATAACGGCAAGCCGACGGAAATCAGCATCTTCACCGAGTTCAGTACGCCGGAACCGCCGGCCGCCGACAATCCGGTCACCAAGGAGTTCGAAAAGAGGACGAACACCAAGCTGAACATTACATGGGCTTCTCCCAATGCGTGGGAGGAAAAACAAAACGTGATGCTTGCCTCCGGCGACCTGCCCGACCTGATGAAGATCAAAGATATGAAGCAGACGCAAGCGATCAACATGATCAAGCAGGGCGCTTTCTGGGATTTGACCCCGTACCTGAAGGACTATAAAAACTTGTCCGCTTATCCGAAAGAAATTATGGACAGCGTGAAGGTAAACGGAAAGCAATACATTCTACCTTCGGTGCGCCCGCTTCACGGCAGCAGCTTTTTCAACATACGCCAGGATTGGCTCGATAACGTAGGACTTCCGATGCCGCACACGATGGACGAATTGTATACCGCACTCAAGGCTTTTGTGGAAAAGGATCCGGATAAAAATGGGAAAAACGATACGTACGGCTACAACGGGAAAAACTGGGAAAAGGTTATCGATATATTCAACCACAGCAACGGCAAATGGAAAGAGATGGATGGCAAAATCGTCGATACCGACCTGGAGCCGGGCACCAGGGAAGGACTTGTATATTTGAACAAAATGTACAAGGACAAAATATTGCCGGAAGATTTCGCCGTCATGAAAACGACCGATTTTGAAAACATGGCCAAAGCCGGCAAAGTCGGCGTGCAGATGGATACGACGGAAGGCGTTTTCCGTGCCACGGAAGGCGCGCGAAAGCTTGATCCGAAAGCCGATTTCGTAGCGATGACGTATTTGGAGAGCTCTGCCGGCAAAATGGTGCATACGGGCAGCGGCTTCGCCGGGTTGTACCTGATCCCGAAAAAAGTGCCTGAAGAGAAGATGAAGAAAATTTTGGCCTTGATGGATTACGGCGCTTCCGAGGAAGGCTTCGAGCTGGCCTGCTACGGCCTTCCGGACGTCCATTTCAAGGTGGTGGACGGCTTTAAAACCGCTACCGAGCAAGCGGTGAAGGATAGTGTGTCGCAAAGCTCGTTCGGTAAAATTTTCGCTCGCTACGACCCATATCTGTGGGCTTATCGCGTCGGCATGCCGAAGGCGATGTTCGAGCGCAACAAAAAAATCGTCGATGAACGCGGCAAATACGGGGTTGCCGATGTCTCGATCGGGCTGCTTTCCGATACCGATTTGAAGATGGGCCCGGATTATAAGAAAAAGATAGACGATCTGAAGGTGAAGATCATCATGGGCAAAGAACCGATCGAAGCATGGGACGCTATGGTAAAATCGTTAAAGGCCGATGCGAACTATATGAAGATGATCGACGAATTCAACAAGTCTTATCAAGATAAAAAAGCCGGCAAATAA
- the pyrE gene encoding orotate phosphoribosyltransferase yields the protein MITSETTAEKIAAALLQIEAVGLRPHQPFTWTSGLKSPIYCDNRLTISYPEIRDMIAEAFVAVIREKYPDAEVIAGAATGGIPHAAWVAQKLNLPMIYVRDKAKGHGKENLIEGVIRPGQKAVVIEDLISTGGSSLKVALAVNDAGAKALGVHAIFSYEFDKAAEAFGEAGVPFGSLSNYSTLLDVALSLGKIKEEDMASLQSWRQNPSAYGNQA from the coding sequence ATGATCACATCCGAAACGACTGCCGAAAAAATCGCCGCCGCCCTGCTGCAAATCGAAGCGGTCGGCCTTCGCCCGCACCAGCCGTTCACTTGGACGTCGGGCCTCAAATCGCCGATCTATTGCGACAACCGGCTGACGATCTCTTACCCGGAAATCCGCGATATGATCGCGGAAGCTTTCGTCGCCGTCATCCGTGAAAAATATCCGGACGCCGAGGTCATTGCCGGAGCGGCGACAGGCGGCATTCCGCATGCCGCATGGGTCGCGCAAAAGCTCAATCTGCCGATGATTTACGTTCGTGACAAAGCCAAAGGACACGGCAAAGAAAACTTGATCGAAGGCGTCATCCGCCCCGGTCAAAAGGCGGTCGTGATCGAAGACTTGATCTCTACAGGCGGAAGCTCTCTCAAAGTCGCTTTGGCCGTAAACGACGCCGGAGCCAAGGCGCTCGGCGTTCACGCGATCTTCTCGTACGAATTCGACAAGGCGGCCGAGGCGTTCGGCGAGGCGGGTGTTCCGTTCGGCTCGCTGTCGAACTATTCGACGCTGCTTGACGTAGCGCTTTCTCTCGGCAAAATCAAAGAGGAAGATATGGCCTCTCTGCAATCGTGGCGACAAAATCCGTCCGCATACGGCAACCAAGCGTAG
- a CDS encoding carbohydrate ABC transporter permease: MKLSLGDRIFDTTNIIVLGMIAIITLYPLYYVFVVSFTDPAEYIQKQGFILFPENWTLASYKYLLSTSAFKNATMVSVFLATVGTALSLVVTAAMAYGLSRKRLQGRRIIMLMILITLLFSPGLIPPYLLVRDLGLINSIWSLIIPVLTSGWYVILMKSFFDSIPVELEESAVIDGSTDIGVFFRIVLPLSLPALAAFGLFYAVAYWNTFFHAVLYINDHAKWPLQLVLRNMLIDSSTQAGGSAAAEMMSEQNIPAETLKMAAVVIATLPILCVYPFLQKHFAKGVMLGSVKG; encoded by the coding sequence ATGAAACTGAGCCTGGGCGACCGCATATTCGATACGACGAATATCATCGTGCTCGGCATGATAGCCATCATCACTTTGTATCCGCTTTATTACGTTTTTGTCGTTTCGTTCACGGATCCGGCAGAATACATCCAGAAGCAGGGGTTCATCTTATTTCCGGAAAACTGGACACTGGCGTCCTACAAATATTTGCTGTCCACCTCCGCCTTTAAAAATGCCACGATGGTCAGCGTATTTCTTGCGACGGTGGGTACCGCATTAAGTTTGGTCGTCACGGCGGCCATGGCTTACGGGTTATCCCGCAAGAGGCTGCAGGGCCGAAGAATCATCATGCTGATGATTCTCATCACGCTTTTGTTCAGTCCCGGGCTGATCCCGCCGTATTTGCTGGTGCGTGATTTGGGCTTGATCAACAGCATCTGGTCGTTGATCATTCCGGTGCTCACCAGCGGATGGTACGTCATCCTGATGAAAAGTTTCTTTGACAGCATTCCCGTCGAGCTCGAGGAATCGGCGGTGATTGACGGCTCTACCGATATCGGAGTATTTTTCCGTATCGTTTTACCTTTGTCGCTTCCTGCGCTCGCCGCCTTCGGCTTGTTTTATGCGGTGGCTTACTGGAACACTTTCTTTCACGCGGTGCTTTACATCAACGATCATGCGAAGTGGCCGCTTCAGCTCGTCTTGCGCAACATGCTGATCGATTCGTCCACCCAGGCGGGAGGATCGGCGGCCGCCGAAATGATGTCGGAGCAAAATATTCCGGCCGAAACATTAAAAATGGCCGCCGTCGTGATCGCGACACTTCCGATCCTTTGTGTTTACCCGTTCCTGCAAAAGCATTTTGCCAAAGGCGTGATGCTGGGTTCGGTGAAAGGATAA
- a CDS encoding sugar phosphate isomerase/epimerase family protein, with the protein MTINEKPFSYSLFVKHWKDLTPGELGRFVRGTGFDGIELPIRSGFWVEPETAFRTLPELAKQLGEQGVGILSVAAEIDETVFAACAEAGVPLIRIMAGIEREGYKAAEEKMKRKLEQLVPLCEKYGVRVGVQQHYGNFINDSNGLMRLMEHLDPVHVGAVWDAAHDAFAGQQPEYGLDIVWSHLAMLNLKNGFFVRSNGPEAETAEWKRHFTTGRHGMAHWPRIAKYVKERGYSGVVCLTAEYTDLANKDKYIAEDLAYAKSLLEADN; encoded by the coding sequence GTGACTATAAATGAGAAGCCGTTTTCTTATTCGCTTTTTGTCAAGCATTGGAAAGACCTGACGCCCGGCGAACTCGGACGTTTTGTCCGGGGAACGGGCTTTGACGGCATCGAACTTCCGATCCGCAGCGGCTTTTGGGTGGAACCTGAAACCGCTTTCCGGACGCTGCCAGAGCTCGCCAAGCAGCTCGGCGAACAGGGAGTCGGCATTCTCAGCGTCGCCGCCGAGATCGATGAAACGGTCTTCGCCGCGTGTGCGGAAGCCGGAGTGCCGCTCATCCGGATTATGGCCGGCATAGAACGGGAGGGTTACAAGGCAGCGGAGGAGAAGATGAAGCGGAAGCTCGAACAGCTTGTCCCGCTTTGTGAAAAATACGGCGTGAGAGTGGGCGTTCAGCAGCATTACGGAAACTTCATCAACGATTCGAACGGGCTCATGCGGTTGATGGAACATCTCGACCCTGTGCATGTAGGGGCCGTTTGGGACGCGGCGCATGATGCGTTTGCGGGACAGCAGCCCGAATACGGGCTGGATATCGTATGGTCCCATCTCGCCATGCTGAATTTGAAAAACGGCTTTTTCGTCCGCAGCAACGGTCCCGAAGCCGAAACAGCCGAATGGAAGCGCCACTTTACGACCGGTCGGCACGGAATGGCCCACTGGCCGCGCATCGCGAAATACGTGAAGGAGCGGGGGTACTCGGGCGTCGTTTGCTTAACCGCCGAGTATACGGATCTGGCGAACAAAGACAAATATATCGCGGAGGATCTTGCCTACGCGAAATCGCTTTTGGAAGCGGACAACTGA
- the pyrF gene encoding orotidine-5'-phosphate decarboxylase, giving the protein MATISNAAGRIMVALDYPTAQDAERLIEQLEGIPCWMKVGMQLFYAAGPGFVERLKARGYKVFLDVKMHDIPNTVKGGSESVTRLGVDMFNVHAAGGAQMMQAALEGVDKGQASGSAKPIVIAVTQLTSTSRHVMNDEIGIPGPVDEAVIRYARLAQRAGLHGVVASPLEVTAIKAACGSPFLTVTPGIRPAGADIGDQSRVMTPPEAFRQGTDYVVIGRPITAAPDPREAIQAIIDSIV; this is encoded by the coding sequence ATGGCAACGATTTCGAATGCTGCCGGCCGCATTATGGTCGCTTTGGATTACCCGACCGCGCAGGACGCGGAGCGGCTCATCGAGCAGCTGGAGGGAATTCCGTGCTGGATGAAGGTCGGCATGCAGCTGTTTTATGCAGCGGGGCCCGGTTTTGTCGAGAGGCTGAAAGCCCGGGGTTATAAGGTGTTTCTCGACGTGAAGATGCACGACATCCCGAACACGGTCAAAGGCGGCTCGGAAAGCGTAACGCGCCTCGGTGTCGACATGTTTAACGTGCATGCCGCAGGCGGCGCGCAGATGATGCAGGCGGCGCTGGAAGGCGTGGACAAGGGTCAAGCCTCCGGCTCCGCGAAGCCGATCGTCATCGCCGTAACGCAGCTGACGAGCACGAGCCGGCATGTGATGAACGACGAGATCGGCATCCCCGGCCCGGTCGATGAGGCGGTTATCCGCTACGCCCGCCTTGCACAAAGAGCCGGTCTGCACGGCGTCGTTGCTTCCCCGCTTGAGGTAACCGCGATCAAGGCCGCCTGCGGCAGCCCGTTTCTCACTGTGACACCGGGCATTCGGCCTGCCGGTGCGGATATCGGCGACCAGTCCCGCGTCATGACGCCGCCGGAGGCTTTTCGGCAGGGAACCGACTACGTCGTCATCGGCCGTCCCATTACCGCGGCGCCTGATCCGAGGGAAGCTATACAGGCGATCATCGATTCCATCGTTTGA
- a CDS encoding ROK family protein produces the protein MTNSIELKDQKGSKLAILQTLRVHGSMSRIELTRLTGLSRATISISIAELIECNLVYETDNRLTTKGRPATTLELVPHSTLIVGADLDNKTWTLGAFDLLGNVVKTVQIPVHTFDPEGTFKTLAAEVAKFVEGLDKKPVPLLGLGVPGLVDAGHGIIRSASESGWHNVNVAELMQKEIGWPTVVVNRHRARGLTECRYGAGQQYGNMIYIGVGMGIAAGLYIDRQLLSGSLGGAGEIGHTTIEPDGPLCPCGNHGCLQMLAAGPAMEQEYRKLLRSADQPLISDSIEDLHALKVQDVCAAAEEGDELAVRVVKKAASYLGIAMANLLNTFNPEAVVLGGTIPSSSPLFVETATKVMKMRAMRPLSAGTPVKTSMFKDIGGAMGAANFAFDKNISISFFT, from the coding sequence ATGACGAACTCCATCGAACTGAAAGATCAAAAAGGAAGCAAATTGGCCATTCTGCAGACGCTGCGCGTCCACGGAAGCATGTCGCGCATAGAGCTCACGCGACTAACCGGCCTCAGCCGCGCTACCATCTCGATTTCGATCGCCGAGCTGATCGAATGCAACCTCGTTTACGAAACGGACAACCGTTTAACCACCAAAGGACGGCCGGCAACGACGCTGGAGCTTGTCCCCCATTCCACGCTGATTGTCGGTGCGGACCTGGACAATAAAACATGGACGCTCGGCGCCTTCGACCTGCTCGGCAATGTCGTTAAAACGGTACAAATTCCGGTCCATACGTTCGATCCGGAAGGCACCTTTAAAACGCTTGCAGCCGAAGTCGCCAAATTTGTCGAAGGGCTTGATAAAAAGCCGGTTCCGCTTCTCGGACTCGGGGTGCCCGGACTCGTCGATGCGGGACACGGCATCATTCGCAGCGCTTCCGAATCAGGCTGGCATAATGTCAACGTAGCGGAGCTCATGCAAAAGGAGATCGGCTGGCCGACGGTCGTCGTCAACCGCCATCGTGCGCGCGGTCTGACCGAATGCCGGTACGGCGCCGGCCAGCAATACGGCAATATGATTTATATCGGGGTCGGGATGGGGATTGCAGCCGGGCTGTACATCGACCGGCAGCTGCTTTCCGGATCGCTCGGCGGCGCCGGGGAGATCGGGCATACAACGATTGAGCCGGACGGACCGCTCTGCCCGTGCGGCAATCATGGCTGCCTGCAGATGCTCGCCGCAGGCCCCGCTATGGAGCAGGAGTACCGCAAACTGCTGCGGTCCGCCGATCAACCGCTCATATCGGACAGCATTGAAGATTTACACGCTCTGAAAGTACAGGACGTTTGCGCCGCGGCGGAGGAAGGGGACGAGCTCGCCGTCCGGGTCGTCAAAAAAGCGGCATCTTACCTCGGTATTGCAATGGCAAACCTGCTTAATACGTTTAACCCGGAAGCGGTTGTCTTGGGAGGCACCATTCCAAGCTCGAGCCCGCTTTTTGTGGAAACGGCGACGAAGGTGATGAAGATGAGGGCCATGCGTCCGCTTTCGGCAGGAACTCCCGTCAAAACGTCGATGTTCAAAGATATCGGCGGTGCGATGGGGGCGGCCAATTTTGCGTTTGATAAAAATATTTCGATTTCGTTTTTTACTTAG
- a CDS encoding enolase C-terminal domain-like protein, whose amino-acid sequence MKSYDISIKGLTLHFLPVKTRVPLKFGAEVLTNVTCARVCIVTENRRGECSDGWGETPLSVQWVWPSSLGYEVREQALQKMCELIANDLSQWKEQGHAFELGYKFQKERLPGLVDSFNAGSGLPEPLPYLAALVCFSLFDIALHDAYGRTNRVPVYETYNRRYMNADLSAYLQPAEDAIVRFDGFYPEHFFQKPPQKELLAWHLVGGKDLLHRHELTGEEKVDGYPYTLEDWIERDGLQCLKIKLTGSDSAWDYNRLVEVGGIALSRNVVWLTADFNCQVTDSAYVNDILDRLMNEHPDIYKAILYIEQPFPYDLEANRLDVRSVSARKPLFMDESAHDWELIKLGRELGWTGVALKTCKTQTGALLSLCWAKAHGMTLMVQDLTNPMLAQIPHVLLAYHAGTIMGVETNGMQFYPEASSYEALVHPGLYRRQQGKVRFDTVQGYGFGYRVEEMQRPLPEPAVHFMLSERW is encoded by the coding sequence ATGAAATCTTATGATATATCGATAAAAGGGCTTACCCTGCACTTTTTGCCGGTAAAAACCCGTGTTCCTCTGAAGTTCGGTGCGGAGGTGTTGACGAACGTGACTTGCGCCCGCGTTTGCATCGTTACGGAAAACCGGCGGGGCGAATGCTCGGATGGATGGGGAGAAACGCCTTTGAGCGTGCAGTGGGTATGGCCCAGCTCGCTCGGGTATGAGGTGCGCGAGCAAGCTTTGCAAAAAATGTGCGAACTTATCGCAAACGACCTTTCCCAGTGGAAGGAGCAGGGACATGCGTTCGAGCTCGGCTACAAATTCCAGAAAGAGCGGCTGCCCGGTCTTGTCGACAGTTTTAACGCCGGTTCCGGATTGCCGGAGCCGCTCCCTTACTTGGCGGCGCTTGTCTGCTTTTCCCTTTTCGACATCGCACTTCATGACGCCTATGGAAGAACTAACCGGGTCCCCGTTTATGAAACGTACAACCGTCGTTATATGAATGCAGACCTGTCGGCCTATTTGCAGCCTGCCGAAGATGCCATCGTTCGTTTTGACGGTTTCTATCCGGAGCATTTTTTTCAAAAACCGCCGCAAAAGGAGCTGCTTGCCTGGCACCTGGTCGGGGGCAAAGATCTTTTGCACAGGCACGAGCTGACCGGGGAAGAAAAGGTTGACGGATATCCTTACACGCTGGAGGACTGGATTGAGCGGGACGGGCTGCAGTGCTTAAAAATCAAGCTGACAGGCAGCGATTCCGCCTGGGATTATAACCGGCTTGTCGAGGTGGGTGGCATTGCTTTGAGCCGGAACGTCGTTTGGCTGACTGCGGATTTTAACTGCCAAGTTACTGATAGCGCTTACGTAAACGATATTTTGGACCGTTTGATGAACGAGCATCCGGACATTTACAAAGCCATTTTGTATATCGAACAGCCGTTTCCGTACGATTTGGAAGCGAACCGGCTCGATGTCCGCAGCGTCAGCGCAAGAAAGCCGCTTTTTATGGACGAGAGCGCTCACGACTGGGAATTGATTAAACTGGGCAGGGAGCTCGGCTGGACCGGAGTGGCCTTGAAAACGTGCAAGACGCAGACCGGTGCACTGCTCAGCCTTTGCTGGGCGAAAGCGCACGGGATGACGCTGATGGTGCAGGATTTAACGAATCCGATGCTCGCACAAATCCCCCACGTGCTGCTGGCTTACCATGCCGGCACGATAATGGGCGTGGAAACGAACGGGATGCAGTTTTACCCGGAAGCCTCGTCGTATGAGGCCCTCGTTCACCCCGGATTATATCGCAGGCAGCAAGGCAAAGTGCGTTTTGATACGGTGCAGGGCTACGGGTTCGGCTACCGCGTGGAGGAAATGCAGAGGCCGCTCCCCGAGCCGGCGGTTCATTTTATGCTGTCGGAGAGGTGGTGA
- a CDS encoding Gfo/Idh/MocA family protein — protein sequence MQGDIQIGIIGMGNMGKLYLELLDGMDGCRVVSIWSQNEEKVRTLSAAYQIQGYTDVDAMLDADDLDAVIVATPHYQHTQMSIEALRRNIHVLVEKPVAAHLSDAMRMIAVYEKQKRMNPGLVFAAIYQLRTASRWKTIKQTIQEGKLGKIMRFSWINTNWFRPQAYFNVGNWRGTWQGEGGGVLLNQCAHNIDLMWWLFGRPEAITATAAFGKYHDIEVEDEVHAILEYSGGLVGTFVASTSESPGTDRLEIVGEYGKLVCEDKKIRLYQNTESALEYIYSSKEAFGKVQHHISEIEADDGAESGHRLILSDFLHAVAERKSPLVPAEEGLHSLMMINGMVLSALQGCKLHVPIDAEQYEQSLRRLIEKSTYRKPDVDGSLIDVDVKASFH from the coding sequence GTGCAAGGAGACATTCAGATTGGGATTATCGGAATGGGGAATATGGGCAAGCTTTATCTGGAGCTGCTGGATGGTATGGACGGCTGCCGCGTCGTTTCGATCTGGAGCCAAAACGAAGAGAAGGTCAGGACGCTGTCTGCCGCTTACCAAATCCAAGGCTACACGGATGTGGACGCCATGCTGGATGCGGACGATCTCGATGCCGTCATTGTAGCCACGCCGCATTATCAGCATACGCAAATGTCGATCGAAGCGCTGCGGAGAAACATCCATGTTCTTGTGGAAAAGCCGGTGGCGGCGCACCTTAGCGACGCCATGCGAATGATCGCCGTCTACGAAAAACAGAAACGGATGAATCCCGGGCTTGTCTTCGCGGCGATTTATCAGCTAAGGACGGCAAGCCGCTGGAAAACGATCAAACAAACGATTCAGGAAGGCAAGCTCGGTAAAATTATGCGCTTTTCGTGGATAAATACGAACTGGTTTAGGCCGCAGGCGTATTTTAACGTCGGAAATTGGCGCGGCACCTGGCAGGGGGAAGGGGGAGGCGTTCTTCTCAACCAGTGCGCGCATAATATCGATTTGATGTGGTGGTTGTTCGGACGGCCGGAAGCGATTACGGCAACCGCCGCGTTCGGCAAATACCACGATATCGAAGTCGAGGACGAAGTCCACGCCATTTTGGAGTATTCGGGGGGCCTGGTTGGAACGTTTGTCGCTTCGACCTCCGAAAGCCCGGGAACGGACCGGCTCGAAATTGTCGGGGAATACGGCAAGTTGGTTTGCGAGGATAAAAAGATCCGCCTGTACCAAAATACGGAGTCGGCCCTCGAATATATATACTCCTCCAAGGAGGCGTTCGGCAAAGTTCAGCACCATATAAGCGAGATCGAGGCGGACGACGGGGCCGAATCGGGCCACAGGTTGATTTTGTCGGACTTCCTGCATGCCGTCGCAGAGCGGAAATCCCCGCTTGTTCCGGCGGAAGAAGGGCTTCATTCGCTCATGATGATCAACGGCATGGTGCTGTCCGCGCTCCAAGGGTGCAAGCTGCACGTGCCGATCGATGCCGAACAATACGAACAATCGCTTCGCAGACTGATCGAAAAATCAACGTATCGGAAGCCGGACGTCGACGGCAGCCTGATCGATGTCGACGTAAAAGCTTCCTTTCATTAG
- a CDS encoding ABC transporter permease → MAAQSEIRLRNGNLVKTAQNSRWKSVLHGLRRDKFLYLLIAPGVLFFLIFKYVPMWGIVIAFQDYSPYMGVMESPWVGFEHFARFFSNQDFFLLFRNTMAISLLNLIFFFPLPIVLSLLLNELRSEVYKKWIQSIVYLPHFLSWVIIAGITFLLLSQSKGIVNQALVSLGYPKYDFLTNENNFWMLLTIQNSWKEAGWGTIIFLAAIAGVDPQLYEAAKMDGASRLRQAWHVTLPAIRSVIVVLFILRLGHIMDVGFEQVFLMMNGAVSNVADVFETYVYRLGIQQGQFSFSTAVGLFKSAVGFILVIGANKLAKKLGEEGVY, encoded by the coding sequence ATGGCTGCTCAAAGCGAAATAAGACTACGCAACGGCAATCTCGTGAAAACGGCGCAAAACAGCAGATGGAAATCGGTGCTGCACGGGTTGAGGAGGGATAAATTCCTTTATTTGCTCATAGCTCCCGGCGTCTTGTTTTTTCTTATCTTCAAATATGTTCCGATGTGGGGCATCGTTATCGCCTTCCAGGATTACTCGCCGTATATGGGCGTGATGGAAAGCCCGTGGGTCGGCTTCGAGCATTTTGCCCGCTTCTTTTCCAATCAGGACTTCTTTCTGCTGTTCCGCAACACGATGGCGATCAGCTTGCTGAACCTCATTTTCTTTTTCCCTTTGCCGATCGTACTATCCCTGCTTCTGAATGAGCTGCGAAGCGAAGTGTATAAAAAATGGATTCAGTCTATCGTCTACCTGCCGCACTTTTTATCATGGGTCATTATCGCAGGAATCACCTTTTTGCTGCTGTCGCAGTCCAAAGGGATCGTCAATCAGGCGTTGGTCAGCTTGGGGTATCCGAAATACGACTTTTTAACGAACGAAAATAATTTCTGGATGCTGCTGACGATACAAAACTCGTGGAAAGAAGCCGGCTGGGGTACGATCATTTTCCTCGCAGCGATCGCCGGCGTCGACCCTCAGCTCTATGAAGCGGCGAAAATGGACGGAGCAAGCCGCTTAAGGCAGGCATGGCACGTCACCTTGCCCGCGATCCGCAGCGTCATCGTCGTTTTGTTCATTTTGCGGCTCGGCCACATCATGGACGTCGGCTTCGAGCAGGTGTTTCTGATGATGAACGGTGCTGTTTCGAACGTAGCCGACGTTTTTGAAACCTACGTATACCGGCTGGGAATACAGCAGGGGCAGTTCAGCTTCAGCACCGCCGTCGGATTATTTAAGTCGGCCGTCGGTTTTATCCTGGTCATCGGTGCCAACAAGCTGGCCAAAAAGCTCGGAGAAGAAGGCGTATATTAA